GGCCCAGACACATCATGAGGGTCGACATGATCGTATAGTGGATCTCGGGCAGGCCCATGCCGGCCCAGACGCCCGTCACCTCTTTCATGATGAACAGAGGAATGCCCACCACGAGGCCAAGGATAATCGTCCAGAATGCGCCATTGCCGTTCAGCCATGGCACGAAAAGGCCGACGATATAGACCACGACGATGGTGGGGATTATGTAGCTCAACGAGGACTGGAAGTAGCTGAACAGGCTTTCGAACCCGGCAATGGAAGGCGCATAGATCGCGCCGAAGACCATGACAGCGCCGGTCACCAAACGGCCGATCCAAACCTGCTTGCCCTCGTCTACCTCCCAGATCGGCTCGACGAAATCTTTGACCACAAGGGTGGAGGCGGAATTCATGGCCGAGTCGAGTGAGGACATGATCGCTGCGATCAGGGCGGCCATGATCAGGCCCCGCACACCAATCGGCATCAGTTCGAAAGCGAGGGTCGGGAAGGCGAGGTCAGGTGTTTCAAGCTCGGGATAGAGTTTCAGGGCGATGACCCCGGGGATGATCATCAGAAAGATGTTCGGCAGTTTGAGAAAGCCCGCGAAGAGGGCACCGATCTGCCCTTCCTTGAGGTTCTTGGCGCCCAGCGTGCGCTGCACCACGAATTGATTGATGGTCCAGTAATAAAATCCCAGCAAGACCACGCCCCACAGCCCCGTCCACGGCAGGAAATCGTCATCGGCAGGCAGGATAAGTTGGTCGTGGCCTTCGGGAATGTCGACGAAGAGCTGTTCCCACCCACCGATCTCGTCAAGGCCGAGCCAGAATAGGATCGCGGCGCCGATGATCAGCAGGATTGCCTGCACAGTGTCGGTGACCACCACCGCCGAAAGACCACCAAGGATGGTATAGATACCCGCAACGAGGGCCAGGACGGCGACGGCTGTCCAGAGGTTGAGGTAACCCGTCACGTTCGAAATCACGAGCCCACCGGCATAGAGCGCCCCGGCCGTGTCGATGAACAGGATGGCAAGAATGGTAAATATCGAGAAGGCCCGCCGCGAGCGCACGTCATAGCGCTGCTCGAGAAATTCGGGGACGGTGGAGATTTTCGCTTTCAGGAAGGAGGGCAGCACGAAGATTGCGAACAGGATCAGGACGAGTGCAGCGGTCCATTCGTAGTTGAAGATAACGATACCGTTTGCATAGGCGCCGCCCATCAAACCCACGAAGCTGGAACCCGACATGTTCGACGCGAAAAGCGAAAACCCAATCAGGTACCAAGGCAGCGACCGTCCCGCGAGGAAGTAACCGTCTGCGCCTTCCTCGTTCTTGCGCGAGACATAGACGCCATGCGCGATCACGCCGATGAAATAGATGACAACGATGGCGTAATCGATCCAGTGAAGGTCAAATTTCGCGTCGCCCATGGTTTTGGCCCTTCATTGCGTTTGTGATGAACAGACAACCGGCAAAACGCGATGCGGTTCCCTGAAGAAGGGTCAAGAATGCTAGAAGGCCTGAACTGCGATCCCCCCGGCATAGATCGCCAGCATCGTCGCGCTT
This genomic interval from Dinoroseobacter shibae DFL 12 = DSM 16493 contains the following:
- a CDS encoding sodium:solute symporter, with the translated sequence MGDAKFDLHWIDYAIVVIYFIGVIAHGVYVSRKNEEGADGYFLAGRSLPWYLIGFSLFASNMSGSSFVGLMGGAYANGIVIFNYEWTAALVLILFAIFVLPSFLKAKISTVPEFLEQRYDVRSRRAFSIFTILAILFIDTAGALYAGGLVISNVTGYLNLWTAVAVLALVAGIYTILGGLSAVVVTDTVQAILLIIGAAILFWLGLDEIGGWEQLFVDIPEGHDQLILPADDDFLPWTGLWGVVLLGFYYWTINQFVVQRTLGAKNLKEGQIGALFAGFLKLPNIFLMIIPGVIALKLYPELETPDLAFPTLAFELMPIGVRGLIMAALIAAIMSSLDSAMNSASTLVVKDFVEPIWEVDEGKQVWIGRLVTGAVMVFGAIYAPSIAGFESLFSYFQSSLSYIIPTIVVVYIVGLFVPWLNGNGAFWTIILGLVVGIPLFIMKEVTGVWAGMGLPEIHYTIMSTLMMCLGLATHFGISALTRKADKENIEDLVWSAADTKAIFTQWEEPLWQDRTIWAGLLILSTIGFVAWFW